A DNA window from Citrobacter tructae contains the following coding sequences:
- the arcA gene encoding two-component system response regulator ArcA, whose amino-acid sequence MQTPHILIVEDELVTRNTLKSIFEAEGYDVFEATDGAEMHQILSEYDINLVIMDINLPGKNGLLLARELREQANVALMFLTGRDNEVDKILGLEIGADDYITKPFNPRELTIRARNLLSRTMNLGTVSEERRSVESYKFNGWELDINSRSLIGPDGEQYKLPRSEFRAMLHFCENPGKIQSRAELLKKMTGRELKPHDRTVDVTIRRIRKHFESTPDTPEIIATIHGEGYRFCGDLQD is encoded by the coding sequence ATGCAGACCCCGCACATTCTTATCGTTGAAGACGAGTTAGTAACACGCAACACGTTGAAGAGCATTTTCGAAGCGGAAGGCTATGATGTATTCGAGGCGACAGATGGCGCGGAAATGCATCAGATCCTCTCTGAATATGACATCAACCTTGTGATTATGGATATCAATCTGCCAGGTAAAAACGGTCTTCTGTTAGCGCGTGAACTTCGCGAACAAGCTAACGTTGCGCTGATGTTCCTGACGGGCCGCGATAACGAGGTTGATAAAATCCTCGGCCTCGAAATCGGCGCTGACGATTACATCACCAAGCCGTTTAACCCGCGTGAACTGACTATCCGTGCTCGTAACCTGCTGTCCCGTACCATGAACCTGGGCACAGTCAGCGAAGAACGCCGTAGCGTCGAAAGCTACAAGTTCAATGGTTGGGAACTGGATATCAACAGCCGTTCTCTGATCGGTCCTGACGGTGAGCAGTATAAACTGCCACGCAGCGAATTCCGTGCCATGCTTCACTTCTGTGAGAATCCGGGCAAGATCCAGTCTCGCGCAGAACTGCTGAAAAAAATGACCGGTCGCGAACTGAAACCGCATGATCGTACCGTTGACGTAACTATCCGCCGCATTCGTAAACATTTCGAATCAACACCGGATACACCAGAAATCATCGCCACCATTCACGGTGAAGGCTACCGTTTCTGCGGCGACCTGCAGGATTAA
- the thrL gene encoding thr operon leader peptide, translating to MKRVGTTITTTITITTGKGAG from the coding sequence ATGAAACGCGTCGGTACCACCATTACAACAACCATCACCATTACCACAGGTAAAGGTGCGGGCTGA
- the yjjY gene encoding protein YjjY, giving the protein MTKVRNCVLDALSINVNNIISLVVGTFPLDPTVSKTAVILTILTAT; this is encoded by the coding sequence GTGACTAAAGTACGTAATTGCGTTCTTGATGCACTTTCCATCAACGTCAACAACATCATTAGCTTGGTCGTGGGCACTTTCCCTCTGGACCCGACAGTGTCAAAAACGGCTGTCATCCTAACCATTTTAACAGCAACATAA
- a CDS encoding tRNA/rRNA methyltransferase, with protein sequence MRLTIILVAPARAENIGAAARAMKTMGFTELRIVDSQVHMEPATRWVAHGSGDIIDNINVFSTLAEALHDVDFTVATTARSRAKFHYYATPVELVPLLEEKSAWMDHAALVFGREDSGLTNEELALADVLTGVPMVADYPSLNLGQAVMVYCYQLAGLIQQPAKNIEVTDELQLQALRARVLRLLATLNVSDDIKLTDWLQQRMGLLGQRDTAMLHRFLHDIEKNITK encoded by the coding sequence ATGCGTTTAACAATTATTCTGGTGGCCCCTGCCAGAGCGGAAAATATTGGTGCGGCTGCCCGTGCGATGAAAACCATGGGATTCACCGAGTTGCGGATCGTTGACAGCCAGGTGCACATGGAACCTGCCACGCGCTGGGTTGCCCACGGGTCGGGTGACATTATTGATAATATTAACGTTTTTTCAACGTTAGCCGAGGCGCTGCACGACGTGGATTTTACGGTTGCCACCACCGCACGCAGTCGGGCTAAGTTTCATTATTACGCCACCCCGGTCGAATTGGTTCCCCTGCTGGAGGAAAAATCCGCATGGATGGATCACGCTGCGCTGGTCTTTGGCCGAGAGGATTCGGGTCTGACGAATGAAGAATTAGCACTGGCGGATGTGCTGACCGGTGTGCCGATGGTGGCTGACTATCCTTCACTCAATTTGGGGCAGGCGGTGATGGTGTATTGCTATCAATTAGCAGGTTTAATACAACAACCGGCCAAAAACATTGAGGTGACGGATGAGCTTCAGCTACAGGCTTTGCGCGCGCGCGTTTTGCGTCTATTAGCCACACTGAACGTTTCTGACGATATCAAACTCACGGACTGGCTGCAGCAACGAATGGGCCTGTTAGGACAGCGAGACACGGCAATGTTGCACCGTTTTTTACATGATATTGAAAAAAACATCACAAAATAA